From the Candidatus Bathyarchaeota archaeon A05DMB-5 genome, one window contains:
- a CDS encoding protein-L-isoaspartate(D-aspartate) O-methyltransferase, translating to MERKDWERLIDSLVREGILRSPKVIKAMRSVPRGKFLPENMQSYSAVDTPLPIGFGQTVSAPHMVSIMNEALQLEIGHKVLEVGAGSGWHAATIAEIVAPRDAPRSEWGHVYTVEIVQGLAEYARKNVLNEGYGDRVTIICADGSLGYPEKAPYDRVLVTAAAPDVPKPLIEQLKPGGIMLIPVGSVHLFQALMKLTKSVNGKLKEENLGGVAFVPLTGKYGHKF from the coding sequence TTGGAGAGGAAGGACTGGGAAAGACTCATTGATAGCCTTGTGAGAGAAGGCATTCTGCGTTCGCCAAAAGTAATTAAAGCGATGCGTTCTGTGCCACGTGGGAAATTTCTTCCAGAAAACATGCAGTCTTATAGCGCTGTTGACACGCCGCTTCCTATTGGTTTTGGACAGACAGTTTCGGCTCCGCACATGGTTTCAATAATGAATGAAGCCTTACAGTTAGAAATTGGGCATAAAGTGTTAGAGGTTGGAGCGGGAAGCGGATGGCACGCAGCCACGATAGCAGAGATAGTCGCGCCTAGAGATGCACCAAGAAGTGAGTGGGGTCACGTTTACACGGTTGAAATTGTTCAAGGCTTAGCGGAGTATGCGAGGAAAAACGTTTTGAATGAAGGCTACGGAGACCGCGTAACAATAATTTGCGCTGACGGTTCTTTGGGTTATCCTGAAAAGGCTCCTTATGACAGGGTTCTTGTGACGGCTGCTGCACCCGACGTTCCTAAACCGCTGATTGAACAGTTAAAACCAGGCGGAATTATGCTAATCCCTGTTGGGAGTGTGCACTTATTCCAAGCTCTAATGAAACTCACCAAAAGCGTTAATGGAAAGCTTAAGGAGGAAAACCTAGGCGGAGTAGCCTTTGTTCCTTTAACAGGAAAGTACGGCCATAAATTCTAA
- the glmS gene encoding glutamine--fructose-6-phosphate transaminase (isomerizing), protein MCGIFGCILKNGNAAPVIHEALKRLEYRGYDSVGEATIHDGKLYIKKDQGKIDEVHKTRDLDDLPGGLGIGHTRWATHGAPLEVNAHPHVDCSGQIALVHNGIIENFAELKAELESLGHVFKSRTDTEVVVHLIEQVLKNNPSLGFADAVLEATKRLDGSYAIAVISTKEPNKIVCARHESPLVVGVNENAIYCASDIPAFLPLTNKAVIVNDGELVTLSLEGYEIKKIADASLVLREPKIIDWTPEMAVKQGYPHFMLKEIHEQPETLRNTLRLQEHYLDLMATFLDRAREVFLVACGTSYHACLAASYMFSKLAFLATYPVIASEFVEQHGKSVNIDSTILAVSQSGETADTLAAVNCARQRAATVLGLTNVIGSTLTRVSRVYIGQQSGPEIGVAATKTFTSQLSVLAQLALRLAKKRGKVSQDEMDFLAEKLEKLPEIVEMIIQTQEEKIKQIAKKYKDAKTFFFLGRGISTATAYEGRLKLMEIAYVPAIAFPAGESKHGPISLVEQGFPVVFICQKDETHKTLIGNIMEMKARGASIIAIIEEGDEEIKKLADDYIEVPKGIPEVLSPIPFVIPLQLLAYYMAVERGHNPDMPRNLAKSVTVK, encoded by the coding sequence ATGTGTGGAATCTTCGGGTGCATCTTAAAAAACGGAAACGCAGCGCCAGTAATCCATGAAGCTTTGAAAAGGCTCGAATATCGAGGATACGATTCCGTGGGCGAAGCAACCATACACGACGGCAAACTCTACATAAAAAAAGACCAGGGAAAAATAGACGAAGTTCACAAAACACGCGACCTGGACGACTTGCCTGGGGGTCTCGGCATCGGACACACACGATGGGCGACGCATGGCGCGCCTTTAGAGGTAAATGCGCATCCGCATGTGGATTGCAGCGGACAAATTGCTCTCGTCCATAATGGTATTATAGAAAATTTCGCCGAGCTAAAGGCTGAGTTAGAAAGTTTGGGTCATGTTTTTAAATCTAGAACTGACACAGAAGTGGTTGTCCATCTTATCGAGCAAGTTTTAAAAAACAATCCCTCTTTGGGTTTTGCTGACGCAGTTCTGGAAGCAACAAAAAGACTTGATGGTTCATATGCAATAGCCGTAATTTCAACAAAGGAACCAAACAAAATAGTATGCGCCAGACACGAAAGCCCACTCGTCGTCGGTGTGAACGAAAATGCAATTTATTGTGCCTCTGACATTCCAGCATTTCTACCATTAACCAACAAGGCTGTTATAGTCAATGATGGAGAGCTCGTCACTCTTTCGCTTGAAGGCTACGAAATAAAGAAAATCGCCGACGCAAGCCTTGTTCTGCGAGAGCCAAAAATCATCGATTGGACGCCTGAAATGGCTGTTAAACAGGGTTACCCGCATTTTATGTTGAAGGAGATTCATGAGCAACCCGAGACTCTGCGGAACACGCTTAGACTGCAAGAGCATTATCTTGATTTGATGGCGACTTTTCTAGACCGTGCTCGAGAAGTTTTCCTCGTAGCCTGCGGCACATCCTATCACGCATGCTTAGCCGCATCCTACATGTTCTCCAAACTCGCTTTTCTTGCAACATATCCCGTTATCGCTTCAGAGTTTGTTGAGCAACATGGCAAGTCCGTCAACATCGACAGCACAATATTAGCAGTAAGTCAATCCGGCGAAACAGCAGACACATTAGCCGCTGTGAACTGCGCCCGTCAGAGAGCCGCAACAGTTCTTGGGTTAACTAACGTTATCGGCTCAACTTTGACGCGTGTCTCGCGGGTTTACATTGGACAACAGTCCGGTCCAGAAATAGGCGTGGCAGCAACGAAAACTTTCACATCCCAACTTTCAGTTTTAGCCCAATTAGCTTTGAGGCTTGCAAAGAAAAGAGGAAAAGTTTCTCAGGATGAGATGGACTTTTTGGCTGAAAAGTTGGAGAAGCTACCAGAGATTGTTGAGATGATAATTCAGACGCAAGAGGAAAAAATAAAGCAAATTGCAAAGAAATACAAGGACGCAAAAACTTTCTTCTTCCTAGGTCGCGGAATAAGCACAGCCACAGCCTATGAAGGAAGACTTAAACTTATGGAAATCGCTTACGTGCCCGCCATAGCTTTTCCAGCCGGTGAAAGCAAACACGGACCCATAAGCCTCGTGGAACAAGGTTTTCCCGTGGTTTTCATATGCCAGAAGGATGAGACGCACAAGACTCTGATTGGAAACATAATGGAAATGAAAGCCCGAGGCGCGTCCATAATCGCTATTATTGAGGAAGGCGACGAAGAAATCAAAAAGTTAGCAGACGATTACATAGAAGTGCCCAAGGGTATTCCAGAGGTTTTGTCGCCGATACCCTTCGTTATTCCCTTACAGTTGCTTGCGTATTACATGGCAGTTGAAAGAGGACATAACCCGGACATGCCGAGAAACCTTGCAAAATCAGTCACTGTGAAATAA